Proteins from a genomic interval of Acidimicrobiales bacterium:
- the tsaE gene encoding tRNA (adenosine(37)-N6)-threonylcarbamoyltransferase complex ATPase subunit type 1 TsaE — translation MVIAAATSSVEATRDLAAAVAGLVHAADVILLTGDLGAGKTAFAQGFARALGVDEQVTSPTFTLARSYEGRLRLHHLDVYRLDHLQEAVDLGLPEIVDDGGVTLIEWGDVVIPALPADYLEVRIAYGDGDDDRTLELVTVGSRWTARTRALTESLVPWVPGGGGGC, via the coding sequence GTGGTGATCGCCGCCGCCACGAGCAGCGTCGAGGCCACCCGCGACCTCGCCGCCGCCGTCGCCGGCCTGGTGCACGCCGCCGACGTGATCCTCCTCACCGGCGACCTCGGCGCGGGCAAGACCGCCTTCGCCCAGGGCTTCGCCCGGGCCCTCGGTGTCGACGAGCAGGTCACCAGCCCCACCTTCACCCTGGCCCGCAGCTACGAGGGGCGGCTGCGCCTGCACCACCTCGACGTCTACCGACTCGACCACCTCCAGGAGGCAGTCGACCTCGGCCTGCCCGAGATCGTCGACGACGGCGGCGTCACCTTGATCGAGTGGGGGGACGTGGTCATCCCCGCGCTGCCGGCCGACTACCTCGAGGTCCGCATCGCCTACGGCGACGGCGACGACGACCGCACCCTCGAGCTCGTGACGGTCGGTTCCCGGTGGACCGCCCGCACCCGGGCGCTGACCGAGTCGCTCGTCCCCTGGGTGCCGGGAGGTGGAGGCGGGTGCTGA
- a CDS encoding uracil-DNA glycosylase codes for MPVALDTVAADASGCTRCPLAAERTQVVFGSGDPAADVMIVGEAPGAEEDARGLPFVGRSGKLLERLLAEEMGLARDDVYISNTVKCRPPGNRDPKPAEVAACAGWLDTQLDLIEPRVVVTLGNFATRALLGTTEGITKLRGRSYPWRGSTLVPTFHPAAVLRGGADPMAKVRADLVRAKLAVAATPEAW; via the coding sequence GTGCCGGTCGCCCTCGACACCGTCGCCGCCGACGCGAGCGGCTGCACCCGCTGCCCTCTGGCGGCGGAGCGCACCCAGGTCGTCTTCGGGTCCGGCGACCCGGCGGCCGACGTGATGATCGTGGGGGAGGCGCCGGGAGCCGAGGAGGACGCGCGCGGCCTCCCGTTCGTCGGTCGCTCCGGCAAGCTCCTCGAGCGGCTGCTGGCGGAGGAGATGGGCCTGGCGCGCGACGACGTCTACATCTCCAACACCGTGAAGTGCCGTCCGCCCGGCAACCGCGACCCCAAGCCGGCCGAGGTGGCTGCCTGCGCCGGCTGGCTCGACACCCAGCTCGACCTCATCGAGCCCCGCGTGGTGGTCACGCTCGGCAACTTCGCCACCCGGGCGCTGCTCGGCACCACCGAGGGGATCACCAAGCTCCGCGGGAGGAGCTACCCGTGGCGGGGGTCGACCCTGGTGCCGACGTTCCACCCGGCCGCCGTGCTGCGGGGCGGCGCCGACCCCATGGCCAAGGTCCGCGCCGACCTGGTGCGGGCCAAGCTCGCCGTGGCGGCCACCCCGGAGGCGTGGTGA
- a CDS encoding P1 family peptidase, whose protein sequence is MSGTVDLGVPGVAVGHWTDAEARTGCTVVLLPEGTVGSAEVRGGAPASRELDALAPGRLVTRLDAVLLTGGSAFGLGAADGVMAWCERAGRGFPTGAGPVPIVAGLAIFDLLVGDGSVRPGPAEGERACVAAGGGPTATGAVGAGTGATTSKWRGPEHRRPGGLGVASIADGELVVAALAVVNAFGDVVPSGGEPTIGSVPGPRGDSGGWAFQNTTVGVVVTNARLDKAGCHAVAQGGHDGMARAVHPPHTSADGDAVVAAATGEVEAGVDAVRALAVVAFAAAVRQAVL, encoded by the coding sequence GTGAGCGGCACCGTCGACCTCGGGGTACCGGGGGTGGCGGTCGGCCACTGGACCGACGCCGAGGCCCGCACCGGTTGCACCGTGGTCCTCCTCCCCGAGGGGACCGTGGGCTCGGCCGAGGTCCGGGGCGGCGCCCCCGCCAGCCGGGAGCTCGACGCCCTGGCGCCCGGCCGCCTGGTGACCCGCCTCGACGCCGTCCTCCTCACTGGCGGCTCGGCGTTCGGGCTGGGTGCCGCCGACGGGGTGATGGCCTGGTGCGAGCGGGCGGGCCGGGGCTTCCCGACCGGCGCCGGCCCGGTGCCGATCGTGGCCGGCCTGGCGATCTTCGACCTCCTGGTGGGCGACGGCTCGGTGCGACCGGGTCCGGCCGAGGGCGAGCGAGCCTGCGTGGCTGCTGGCGGAGGGCCGACCGCCACCGGGGCGGTGGGCGCCGGCACCGGGGCCACGACAAGCAAGTGGCGGGGCCCCGAGCACCGTCGCCCGGGCGGGCTCGGCGTGGCCTCCATCGCCGACGGCGAGCTGGTGGTGGCCGCCCTGGCGGTGGTGAACGCCTTCGGCGACGTCGTCCCGTCAGGAGGCGAGCCCACCATCGGAAGCGTCCCCGGCCCGCGGGGCGACTCGGGCGGATGGGCGTTCCAGAACACGACCGTCGGCGTGGTCGTCACCAACGCCCGTCTCGACAAGGCCGGCTGCCACGCCGTGGCCCAGGGCGGCCACGACGGGATGGCCCGCGCCGTCCACCCACCGCACACCTCGGCCGACGGCGACGCCGTGGTGGCGGCCGCCACCGGCGAGGTCGAGGCGGGCGTCGACGCGGTGCGCGCCCTGGCCGTGGTCGCCTTCGCCGCCGCCGTCCGCCAGGCCGTTCTGTAG
- the alr gene encoding alanine racemase: protein MPERSGRPAWAEVDLDAVRHNVAALVDVADGAALCAVVKADGYGHGAVPVARAALEAGASWLGVALASEGAVLRDTGIDAPILVLSEPSAPEWADLVALGLRATVHTEAGIEAASAAVTAAGRSEPLPVHLKVDTGMHRIGVAPGAALDRARSLLARDTLALEGVWTHCAVADEPGHPATDRQLLRFEAVLADLRAAGIDPPLVHAANSAATIDHPALRYDLVRCGIAVYGLAPSPALADRLPLRPALSLRAEVSHVQVVPAGDAVSYGLRRAVVVDTVVATLPLGYADGVPRRLGDVGGEVLVGGRRCPLAGTVTMDQLMVDCGPVDDPLAPAVAAGDEAVLLGAQGEEQIDAWEWAERLDTIAYEVTCGISARVPRRHRGQR from the coding sequence GTGCCAGAACGCTCTGGTCGGCCGGCATGGGCCGAGGTCGACCTCGATGCCGTGCGCCACAACGTGGCTGCCTTGGTCGACGTGGCCGACGGCGCCGCCCTCTGCGCGGTGGTCAAGGCCGACGGCTACGGCCACGGCGCGGTGCCCGTGGCCCGGGCCGCCCTCGAGGCCGGCGCCTCCTGGCTCGGGGTGGCGCTGGCGTCGGAGGGCGCCGTGCTGCGGGACACCGGCATCGACGCCCCCATCCTCGTGCTGTCCGAGCCCTCGGCCCCCGAGTGGGCCGACCTGGTCGCCCTCGGGCTGCGGGCCACGGTGCACACCGAGGCGGGGATCGAGGCGGCGTCCGCCGCCGTCACGGCGGCCGGCCGGTCCGAGCCATTGCCCGTCCACCTCAAGGTCGACACCGGGATGCACCGCATCGGCGTGGCGCCCGGCGCCGCCCTCGACCGGGCCCGGTCCCTCCTTGCCCGTGACACCTTGGCGCTGGAGGGCGTGTGGACCCACTGCGCGGTGGCCGACGAGCCGGGCCACCCGGCGACCGACCGCCAGCTGCTGCGCTTCGAGGCGGTCCTGGCCGACCTGCGGGCCGCCGGGATCGACCCGCCCCTGGTCCACGCGGCCAACTCAGCCGCCACCATCGACCATCCCGCCCTCCGGTACGACCTGGTCCGTTGCGGCATCGCCGTCTACGGCCTGGCGCCCAGCCCCGCGCTCGCCGACCGGCTCCCCCTGCGGCCCGCCCTCTCGCTGCGGGCCGAGGTCTCCCACGTGCAGGTGGTGCCGGCCGGCGACGCCGTGTCGTACGGACTGCGGCGCGCCGTCGTCGTCGACACGGTGGTCGCCACGCTGCCCCTCGGCTACGCCGACGGCGTGCCCCGCCGGCTCGGCGACGTCGGGGGCGAGGTCCTCGTCGGCGGCCGCCGGTGCCCCCTGGCCGGCACGGTGACCATGGACCAGCTCATGGTCGACTGCGGCCCGGTCGACGACCCCCTCGCCCCGGCGGTGGCCGCCGGCGACGAGGCGGTGCTCCTGGGTGCCCAGGGCGAAGAGCAGATCGACGCCTGGGAGTGGGCCGAGCGCCTCGACACCATCGCCTACGAGGTGACCTGCGGCATCTCGGCCCGCGTCCCCCGCCGACACCGGGGCCAGCGGTGA
- a CDS encoding CBS domain-containing protein: MPSATLVREVMTTDVVSFRPDEGIQDATERLMASGVDGGPVVDESGAVVGMLSTGDLLVQETKLHYPTVISLFGAYLELPSSHRQFEEDLRRAVAATVAEVMNDEPVTCAPDDDLAQAATLMHDHDVSRLPVTTEGRLVGIIARGDILRAMSGRRTTG, translated from the coding sequence ATGCCGAGTGCCACCCTCGTCCGAGAGGTGATGACCACCGACGTCGTTTCGTTCCGGCCCGACGAGGGCATCCAGGACGCCACCGAGCGACTCATGGCCAGTGGGGTCGACGGCGGCCCGGTGGTCGACGAGTCGGGGGCGGTGGTGGGCATGCTCAGCACCGGCGACCTGCTCGTCCAGGAGACCAAGCTCCACTACCCCACGGTGATCTCCCTCTTCGGCGCCTACCTCGAGCTGCCGTCCTCGCACCGCCAGTTCGAGGAGGACCTGCGCCGGGCCGTCGCTGCCACCGTGGCCGAGGTCATGAACGACGAGCCCGTCACCTGCGCGCCCGACGACGACCTGGCCCAGGCCGCCACCCTCATGCACGACCACGACGTCAGCCGGCTGCCGGTGACCACCGAGGGGCGCCTGGTCGGCATCATCGCCAGGGGCGACATCCTGCGGGCGATGTCGGGCCGGCGCACCACCGGGTGA
- a CDS encoding NAD(P)H-hydrate dehydratase, producing the protein MIPILTPAEMGSVDAAAPEPLEVLVGRAGAAVARAALDLLGGAYGRRVVVIAGPGNNGADGRVAADGLSRRGVRVEVLEAGDLPAVLPACDLVVDAAYGTGFRGAWRAPDADGAPVLAVDIPSGVDGLTGVVGEGTEPLQAWRTVTFAALKPGLLLDRGAELAGEVTVADIGLDVSGATAHLVTDADVAAWLPERPPSSHKWRSAVWVVAGSPGMAGAAALAAGGAQRTGAGYVRVSSPGGLPGEGIPTEAVGTELPAEGWAAEALADQDRFGALVAGPGLGTADATATEVRRLLAGSTVPVVADGDALTALGTDVARYVTARTVLTPHDGELVRLTGAAPSADRLGEARSLAAAAGCTVLLKGSTTVVAAPDGRVLVTTTGDARLATAGTGDVLAGAIAALLASGLDPLRAAAAAAHLHGRAGTLGWRRGLVAGDLVDLLPAAIDRLDRLDPPAPAGGSPR; encoded by the coding sequence ATGATCCCGATCCTCACGCCCGCCGAGATGGGCTCCGTGGACGCTGCTGCGCCGGAACCGCTCGAGGTGCTGGTCGGCCGGGCGGGGGCGGCGGTGGCGCGGGCGGCGCTCGACCTCCTGGGCGGTGCGTACGGACGGCGGGTGGTGGTCATCGCCGGGCCGGGCAACAACGGGGCCGACGGACGGGTGGCGGCCGACGGGCTCAGTCGGCGGGGGGTGCGGGTGGAGGTGCTGGAGGCCGGCGACCTCCCCGCGGTGCTGCCCGCCTGCGACCTCGTGGTCGACGCCGCCTACGGCACCGGCTTCCGGGGGGCCTGGCGGGCTCCCGATGCCGACGGCGCACCGGTCCTGGCCGTCGACATCCCGAGCGGGGTCGACGGCCTCACGGGGGTGGTGGGGGAGGGCACCGAACCCCTGCAGGCGTGGCGGACTGTGACCTTCGCCGCCCTGAAGCCGGGTCTGCTGCTCGACCGGGGGGCCGAGCTGGCCGGAGAGGTGACGGTGGCCGACATCGGCCTCGACGTCTCGGGGGCCACCGCCCACCTGGTGACCGACGCCGACGTGGCGGCCTGGCTGCCCGAGCGGCCGCCGTCGTCGCACAAGTGGCGCAGCGCGGTGTGGGTGGTGGCCGGCAGTCCCGGCATGGCGGGCGCCGCCGCCCTGGCCGCCGGCGGCGCCCAGCGGACCGGGGCCGGCTACGTGCGGGTGTCGTCGCCGGGCGGCCTGCCGGGGGAGGGGATCCCCACCGAGGCGGTGGGCACGGAGCTCCCGGCCGAGGGGTGGGCCGCCGAGGCGCTGGCCGACCAGGACCGCTTCGGCGCCCTCGTGGCCGGGCCCGGGCTCGGCACGGCCGACGCCACGGCAACCGAGGTGCGCCGCCTGCTGGCGGGCTCGACGGTGCCGGTCGTCGCCGACGGCGACGCCCTCACCGCCCTCGGGACCGACGTCGCCCGCTACGTCACCGCCCGGACCGTGCTCACCCCCCACGACGGGGAGCTGGTCCGCCTCACCGGCGCCGCCCCCTCGGCCGACAGGCTGGGCGAGGCGCGCTCCCTGGCGGCAGCGGCTGGGTGCACGGTCCTGTTGAAGGGTTCCACCACCGTCGTCGCCGCCCCCGACGGTCGGGTGCTGGTGACGACGACGGGCGACGCCCGCCTGGCCACCGCCGGCACCGGCGACGTGCTCGCGGGCGCCATCGCCGCCCTGCTCGCGTCCGGCCTGGACCCGTTGCGGGCGGCTGCCGCCGCGGCCCACCTGCACGGTCGAGCCGGGACCCTAGGCTGGCGCCGCGGGTTGGTCGCCGGCGACCTGGTCGACCTCCTCCCCGCCGCCATCGACCGCCTCGACCGCCTCGACCCACCGGCACCCGCCGGCGGGTCCCCCCGCTGA
- a CDS encoding holo-ACP synthase: MKGIGTDLVDVERFRLALDRTPTLADRLFSDEERAYAATAPDPAERLAARFAAKEAVMKALGVGLGAFALRDVEVVRAESGQPGVRLSGPAAALAEERGVSAWLVTLSHTTAVATATVVAL; this comes from the coding sequence GTGAAGGGGATCGGCACCGACCTGGTCGACGTCGAGCGCTTCCGCCTCGCCCTCGACCGCACCCCCACCCTGGCGGACCGGCTCTTCAGCGACGAGGAGCGGGCCTACGCGGCGACCGCCCCCGACCCCGCCGAGCGACTGGCAGCGCGCTTCGCCGCCAAGGAGGCGGTCATGAAGGCGCTCGGGGTGGGCCTCGGCGCCTTCGCCCTGCGAGACGTGGAGGTGGTGCGGGCCGAGAGCGGGCAGCCCGGCGTGCGCCTGTCGGGCCCGGCCGCCGCCCTCGCCGAGGAGCGCGGGGTGAGCGCCTGGCTGGTGACCCTCTCGCACACCACCGCCGTCGCCACCGCCACCGTGGTCGCCCTGTGA
- a CDS encoding SIS domain-containing protein codes for MIRRPSRRQPPGLPSLCETLGTALEHLESALTADDPGTTLAAAADELEAVDCSMRGAAGVVALLGDASGAERIAELAAQVDRAVAELDVTLDAGDHAIEGQRLEHVNAGLLRAKDAAWALRHDRLRTAAAVADLAGPGAGPAAIEGYTSMQLALSAIDRLEVRGRDSAGIHVLVDGHGLDLEDGEVKARLTERDDPLFRSTAVRTPLGHLSIVYKAAAEIGELGDNTAALRAQIRDDELLRRALAGDDARLTLLGHTRWASVGIISEANAHPLNSEEEGGAGAGAASYVTAALNGDVDNHVELRQREGLAISEEVTTDAKVIPALVARARQGGDGIDEAVRHTVASFDGSVAIGVSAAEAPGTLHLALRGSGQALYVGLAEDAYVVASEPYGLVEETSRYVRMDGETPSGVDGSRGQILVLDGSLAGDLDGIRRLAYDGTTLPLADDDVHTAGITTRDIDRGGAPHFLLKEIGEAPRSIRKTLRGRITDDSGTATLALGDDVLPTQIRDRLAAGGIRRIVVTGQGTAAVAGQGMAAVLAGMLDGADLRVVAMPATELSGFALRDDMADTLVVAISQSGTTTDTNRTVDLVRARGAAVLAIVNRRNSDLVERADGVLYTSDGRDVEMAVPSTKAFYAQIAAGVLLAVGIAGAAGLGDRRRDASLLDALRGLPDAMEATLALRPEIAEAAQRYTPSRRYWAIVGNGLDRIAAEEVRIKLSELCYKSISCDATEDKKHIDLSAEPFILVCAAGLRGANADDVAKEVAIYRAHKAAPVVIATEGEGVFSAALQVIEVPSVHPALSFVLSAMVGHLFGYEAALAIDAQALPLREARAAVEEALAGGGLGDHPLERLAPSLVDPAGRFFAGLREGAYDGHLEASTAVRVTSLLRVATGLVPLDAYELEHGLVSSPAVLVEELVAGLTRGVEELTRPIDAIKHQAKTVTVGISRAEDTFLDVPLVRELLGVGVPRDRVGYRSVRTLAAVDPAVAEVTGYTRYRVAGDVAQRRATISVIDKGGSAASLASRADVEDQLRGTKHRVASERQVTVARGARDGRTIVMAPEVKDNEVTGITLLHVRFHDRLEPDVARQVLTGYRGRYSALVDAVTETEPTFDDSLLGEIDIIDLLVEPVHVLAGRWRRNRT; via the coding sequence GTGATCCGGCGCCCCAGCCGCCGCCAGCCCCCGGGCCTGCCGTCGCTCTGCGAGACCCTGGGCACCGCCCTCGAGCACCTCGAATCCGCCCTCACCGCCGACGACCCCGGCACCACCCTGGCTGCCGCCGCCGACGAGCTCGAGGCGGTCGACTGCAGCATGCGGGGCGCGGCGGGCGTGGTGGCGCTGCTCGGTGACGCCAGTGGGGCCGAGCGGATCGCCGAGCTGGCGGCCCAGGTCGACCGGGCGGTCGCCGAGCTCGACGTCACCCTCGACGCCGGTGACCACGCCATCGAGGGCCAGCGCCTCGAGCACGTCAACGCCGGCCTGCTGCGCGCCAAGGACGCGGCGTGGGCGCTTCGCCACGACCGGCTCCGCACCGCCGCGGCGGTGGCCGACCTCGCCGGCCCCGGTGCCGGGCCGGCGGCGATCGAGGGGTACACCTCGATGCAGCTCGCCCTCTCGGCGATCGACCGCCTCGAGGTGCGCGGGCGCGACTCTGCCGGGATCCACGTCCTCGTCGACGGCCACGGCCTCGACCTCGAGGACGGCGAGGTCAAGGCGCGCCTCACCGAGCGCGACGATCCGCTCTTCCGCTCAACAGCGGTGCGCACGCCGCTCGGCCACCTGAGCATCGTGTACAAGGCGGCTGCCGAGATCGGTGAGCTCGGCGACAACACCGCCGCCCTCCGAGCCCAGATCCGCGATGACGAGCTCCTCCGCCGGGCCCTCGCCGGCGACGACGCCCGACTGACCCTCCTCGGCCACACCCGGTGGGCCAGCGTCGGGATCATCTCCGAGGCCAACGCCCACCCGCTGAACTCCGAGGAGGAGGGCGGAGCCGGCGCCGGTGCCGCCAGCTACGTCACCGCCGCGCTCAACGGTGACGTCGACAACCACGTCGAGCTGCGCCAGCGCGAGGGCCTGGCGATCTCCGAGGAGGTCACCACCGATGCCAAAGTGATCCCCGCCCTCGTGGCCCGGGCCCGCCAGGGCGGCGACGGCATCGACGAGGCGGTGCGCCACACCGTCGCCTCGTTCGACGGGTCGGTCGCCATCGGCGTCAGTGCCGCCGAGGCGCCGGGCACCCTCCACCTGGCCCTGCGGGGCAGCGGCCAGGCCCTCTACGTCGGCCTGGCCGAGGACGCCTACGTGGTGGCGAGCGAGCCGTACGGCCTGGTGGAGGAGACCTCGCGGTACGTCCGCATGGACGGCGAGACGCCGAGCGGAGTCGACGGGAGCCGCGGTCAGATCCTCGTGCTCGACGGCAGCCTCGCCGGCGACCTCGACGGCATCCGACGCCTCGCCTACGACGGCACGACGCTGCCGCTCGCCGACGACGACGTCCACACCGCCGGCATCACCACCCGCGACATCGACCGCGGCGGCGCCCCGCACTTCCTGCTGAAGGAGATCGGCGAGGCACCGAGGTCGATCCGCAAGACCCTGCGGGGCCGCATCACCGACGACTCGGGCACGGCCACCCTCGCTCTCGGCGACGACGTCCTCCCCACGCAGATCAGGGACCGCCTGGCGGCCGGTGGCATCCGCCGGATCGTCGTCACCGGGCAGGGGACCGCTGCGGTGGCCGGCCAGGGCATGGCCGCCGTCCTGGCCGGGATGCTCGACGGTGCCGACCTGCGGGTCGTGGCCATGCCTGCCACCGAGCTCTCGGGCTTCGCCCTGCGCGACGACATGGCCGACACGCTCGTGGTCGCGATCAGCCAGTCGGGGACCACCACCGACACCAACCGGACCGTCGACCTCGTGCGCGCCCGCGGCGCGGCCGTGCTGGCCATCGTCAACCGGCGCAACAGCGACCTGGTGGAGCGGGCCGACGGCGTCCTCTACACCTCCGACGGCCGCGACGTGGAGATGGCCGTCCCGTCGACCAAGGCGTTCTATGCCCAGATCGCGGCCGGCGTGCTCCTCGCCGTCGGCATCGCCGGCGCGGCCGGCCTCGGCGACCGACGCCGGGACGCCAGCCTCCTCGACGCCCTGCGCGGCCTGCCCGACGCCATGGAGGCCACGCTGGCGCTGCGGCCGGAGATCGCCGAGGCGGCCCAGCGCTACACGCCGTCGCGCCGCTACTGGGCCATCGTGGGCAACGGCCTCGACCGCATCGCCGCCGAGGAGGTGAGGATCAAGCTCAGCGAGCTCTGCTACAAGTCGATCTCCTGCGATGCCACCGAGGACAAGAAGCACATCGACCTCTCGGCCGAGCCGTTCATCCTGGTGTGCGCCGCCGGCCTCCGGGGGGCCAACGCCGACGACGTGGCCAAGGAGGTGGCGATCTACCGGGCCCACAAGGCGGCGCCGGTCGTGATCGCCACCGAGGGCGAAGGTGTGTTCTCCGCCGCCCTGCAGGTCATCGAGGTCCCGTCGGTGCACCCGGCGCTGTCGTTCGTGCTGTCGGCGATGGTGGGCCACCTCTTCGGCTACGAGGCGGCCCTGGCCATCGACGCCCAGGCCCTGCCGCTGCGAGAGGCACGGGCGGCGGTGGAGGAGGCGCTCGCCGGCGGCGGGCTGGGCGACCACCCCCTCGAGCGACTCGCCCCCTCCCTGGTCGATCCGGCCGGGCGGTTCTTCGCCGGGCTGCGCGAGGGCGCCTATGACGGTCACCTCGAAGCCAGCACCGCGGTGCGCGTGACCTCCTTGCTGCGCGTCGCGACCGGCCTGGTGCCCCTCGACGCCTACGAGCTCGAGCACGGTCTCGTCAGCTCGCCCGCCGTGCTGGTCGAGGAGCTGGTGGCCGGCCTCACCCGCGGCGTCGAGGAGCTGACCCGGCCCATCGACGCCATCAAGCACCAGGCCAAGACGGTCACCGTGGGCATCTCGCGTGCCGAGGACACCTTCCTCGACGTCCCCCTCGTGCGCGAGCTGCTCGGCGTCGGCGTCCCCCGCGACCGGGTGGGCTACCGCTCGGTGCGCACGCTGGCGGCGGTCGACCCGGCGGTGGCCGAGGTCACCGGGTACACCCGCTACCGGGTCGCCGGCGACGTGGCCCAGCGCCGAGCCACGATCAGCGTGATCGACAAGGGTGGCAGCGCGGCGTCCCTCGCCTCGCGGGCCGACGTCGAGGACCAGCTCCGCGGTACCAAGCACCGGGTGGCGAGCGAGCGCCAGGTCACCGTTGCCCGCGGGGCCCGCGACGGCCGCACGATCGTCATGGCACCGGAGGTGAAGGACAACGAGGTCACCGGGATCACGCTGCTGCACGTCCGCTTCCACGACCGCCTCGAGCCCGACGTCGCCCGCCAGGTGCTCACCGGCTACCGGGGCCGCTACTCGGCGCTGGTCGACGCCGTCACCGAGACCGAGCCGACCTTCGACGACTCGCTGCTGGGCGAGATCGACATCATCGACCTGCTGGTGGAGCCGGTCCACGTCCTGGCCGGCCGCTGGCGTCGCAACAGGACCTGA
- the glmM gene encoding phosphoglucosamine mutase, whose protein sequence is MTLRFGTDGIRGVANVELTPELVLALGRATATVLGGGRVLVARDTRRSGPLLEAALVAGLTAEGCDVERLGVLPTPGVAWMAATEGVAGAMISASHNPFADNGVKLFVPGGRKVDDATQTALEAALDRFLDQGGPTGPTGERRGAEVGAVTDGGEAAAARYLESLVASLEGRDLAGLHVVLDCANGAASSVAPRAVGQLGARVEVIAAEPDGVNINEGCGSNHPEALQAAVVAAGADLGLAFDGDADRVVAVDHTGALVDGDHLIAMCAVDLAARDRLAGRTVVVTVMTNLGFRLAMARAGIEVVETAVGDRHVLEALEEGGWSLGGEQSGHVIFRDLATTGDGTLTGLQILDLVRRSGRTLADLAAGAMTRLPQVLVNVAVARRRPDVAEAVAGEIAAVEAALGEPGRVLIRPSGTEPVVRVMVEAPTAAAAEDGARRLATAVEAACEH, encoded by the coding sequence ATGACGCTGCGCTTCGGCACCGACGGCATCCGTGGCGTCGCCAACGTCGAGCTCACCCCTGAGCTCGTCCTGGCGCTCGGCCGCGCCACTGCCACGGTGCTGGGCGGAGGACGCGTCCTCGTGGCGCGCGACACCCGCCGCTCGGGGCCGCTTCTCGAGGCCGCGCTGGTGGCGGGGCTCACCGCCGAGGGCTGCGACGTTGAGCGCCTCGGGGTCCTGCCCACCCCCGGCGTGGCCTGGATGGCCGCCACCGAGGGCGTGGCGGGCGCGATGATCTCGGCGTCGCACAACCCCTTCGCCGACAACGGCGTGAAGCTCTTCGTCCCCGGGGGCCGCAAGGTCGACGATGCCACCCAGACCGCGCTCGAGGCCGCGCTCGACCGCTTCCTCGACCAGGGCGGCCCGACCGGCCCGACCGGCGAGCGGCGGGGAGCGGAGGTGGGCGCCGTCACCGACGGGGGCGAGGCGGCGGCCGCCCGCTACCTCGAGTCGCTGGTGGCCAGCCTCGAGGGGCGCGACCTCGCCGGCCTCCACGTGGTGCTCGACTGCGCCAACGGGGCGGCGTCGTCGGTGGCGCCCCGGGCCGTGGGCCAACTCGGCGCGCGCGTCGAGGTGATCGCCGCCGAGCCCGACGGCGTCAACATCAACGAGGGGTGTGGCTCGAACCACCCCGAGGCGCTCCAGGCCGCCGTGGTGGCGGCCGGCGCCGACCTCGGCCTCGCCTTCGATGGAGACGCCGACCGCGTGGTCGCCGTCGACCACACCGGCGCCCTCGTCGACGGCGACCACCTGATCGCCATGTGCGCCGTCGACCTCGCGGCGCGCGATCGGCTCGCCGGTCGCACGGTCGTCGTCACCGTCATGACCAACCTGGGGTTCCGCCTCGCCATGGCCCGCGCCGGCATCGAGGTGGTGGAGACGGCGGTGGGCGACCGCCACGTGCTCGAGGCGCTCGAGGAGGGCGGCTGGTCGCTCGGCGGCGAGCAGTCGGGCCACGTCATCTTCCGGGACCTCGCCACCACCGGCGACGGGACCCTCACCGGCCTCCAGATCCTCGACCTGGTCCGGCGGTCGGGGCGCACGCTCGCCGACCTCGCCGCCGGGGCCATGACCCGCCTGCCCCAGGTGCTCGTGAACGTGGCCGTCGCGCGCCGGCGGCCCGACGTGGCCGAGGCGGTGGCCGGTGAGATCGCAGCGGTGGAGGCCGCGCTCGGCGAGCCCGGCCGGGTGCTCATTCGCCCGAGCGGCACCGAGCCGGTGGTGCGGGTGATGGTGGAGGCACCCACCGCGGCCGCCGCCGAGGACGGCGCCCGACGCCTGGCCACCGCCGTGGAGGCGGCCTGCGAGCACTGA
- the rpsI gene encoding 30S ribosomal protein S9 — protein MKPLTQTTGRRKQAIARVRLHGGEGTITVNKRSLAEYFPSETHQMIITEPLRLTTTDEMYNVDCKIIGGGISGQAGALRLGIARALIELDPELRTTLKRAGFLTRDSREKESKKYGLKKARKAPQYSKR, from the coding sequence TTGAAGCCGCTCACCCAGACCACCGGCCGCCGCAAGCAGGCCATCGCCCGAGTCCGCCTCCACGGCGGCGAGGGCACCATCACCGTGAACAAGCGGTCGCTGGCGGAGTACTTCCCGTCCGAGACGCACCAGATGATCATCACCGAGCCGCTGCGCCTCACCACCACCGACGAGATGTACAACGTCGACTGCAAGATCATCGGTGGCGGCATCTCCGGCCAGGCAGGCGCCCTGCGCCTCGGCATCGCCCGAGCGCTGATCGAGCTCGACCCCGAGCTGCGGACCACCCTCAAGCGAGCCGGCTTCCTCACGCGCGACTCCCGTGAGAAGGAGTCCAAGAAGTACGGGCTCAAGAAGGCCCGCAAGGCACCGCAGTACTCCAAGCGCTAG